In one window of Lynx canadensis isolate LIC74 chromosome A3, mLynCan4.pri.v2, whole genome shotgun sequence DNA:
- the CNNM3 gene encoding metal transporter CNNM3 isoform X2 translates to MAAAAAAGRLGWLLAALCLGNAAGEAASGPRVLGVCLEEDGAADAGWARGGEVRDASEATFRLRVFGSGLANSSWSWVAPEGAGCPEGGPAAAPEEAVAPTGEWRALLRLRAEAARPHSALLAVRGEPDGSAAQETAAPTGEWSALLRLRAEAVRVEPGGAAAEEAAPPWALGLGAAGLLALAALARGLQLSALALAPAEVQVLRESGSEAERAAARRLEPTRRWAGCALGALLLLASLAQTALAVLLYRAAGQRAVPAVLGSAGLVFLVGEVVPAAVSGRWALALAPRALLLSRLAVLLTLPVALPVGQLLELAARPGRLRERVLELARGGGDPYSDLSKGVLRCRTVEDVLTPLEDCFMLDASAVLDFGVLASIMQSGYTRIPVYEEERSNIVDMLYLKDLAFVDPEDCTPLSTITRFYNHPLHFVFNDTKLDAVLEEFKRGKSHLAIVQRVNNEGEGDPFYEVLGLVTLEDVIEEIIKSEILDESEDYRDATVRKKPASLSAPLRRKEEFSLFKVSDDEYKVKISPQLLLATQRFLSRGNWEPRLGPPTCSETREGSEKREDHPDTHPLNNWGCCFLLVLSSAGKFTSPQCPRSSPSAMTCSLSQPMVAACLRTVLTTPCGPSPTYSSLRSRGCSTSMHSWLLEPRTCHSPRRAQTSRSSQAARSGSSVTRQPQQQGPTTADLASQRRRALGGTQGFNCLPGSPRCGQWTSTWGTGAPRSSFPSACPHPLQATF, encoded by the exons atggcggcggcggcggcggcgggtcgGCTAGGCTGGTTGCTCGCCGCGCTCTGCCTGGGCAACGCCGCCGGAGAGGCGGCGTCGGGCCCGCGAGTGTTGGGTGTCTGTCTGGAAGAAGACGGAGCCGCGGACGCGGGGTGGGCGCGCGGAGGAGAGGTGCGGGACGCGTCGGAGGCCACCTTCCGCCTGCGCGTCTTCGGCTCGGGTTTGGCCAACAGCTCCTGGTCCTGGGTGGCCCCCGAGGGGGCGGGCTGCCCCGAGGGCGGGCCGGCCGCGGCGCCCGAGGAGGCGGTGGCCCCCACGGGCGAGTGGCGCGCGCTGCTGCGCCTGCGCGCCGAGGCCGCGCGCCCGCACTCGGCGCTGCTGGCGGTGCGCGGGGAGCCGGATGGCTCGGCGGCCCAGGAGACGGCGGCCCCCACGGGCGAGTGGAGCGCGCTGCTGCGCCTGCGCGCCGAGGCTGTGCGCGTGGAGCCGGGCGGCGCGGCAGCTGAGGAGGCGGCGCCGCCCTGGGCGCTGGGCCTAGGGGCGGCGGGGCTGCTGGCTCTAGCGGCGCTGGCGCGGGGCCTGCAACTGAGCGCGCTGGCGCTGGCGCCCGCCGAGGTGCAGGTGCTGCGCGAGAGCGGCTCGGAGGCCGAGCGTGCGGCGGCGCGGCGCCTGGAGCCCACACGGCGCTGGGCCGGCTGCGCCCTGGGCGCGTTGTTGCTGCTGGCCAGCCTGGCGCAGACGGCGCTGGCGGTGCTGCTGTACCGCGCGGCCGGCCAGCGTGCGGTGCCCGCCGTGCTAGGCAGCGCGGGGCTCGTGTTCCTGGTGGGCGAGGTGGTGCCGGCCGCCGTGAGCGGGCGCTGGGCGTTGGCACTGGCGCCGCGCGCGCTGCTCCTCAGCCGCCTGGCCGTGCTGCTGACCCTGCCGGTGGCTTTGCCCGTGGGCCAGTTGCTGGAGCTGGCGGCGCGGCCCGGGAGGCTGCGCGAGCGCGTGCTGGAACTGGCGCGCGGGGGCGGCGACCCTTACAGCGATCTCAGCAAAGGCGTGCTGCGCTGTCGGACCGTAGAGGACGTGCTTACTCCGCTCGAGGACTGCTTCATGCTGGACGCCAGCGCCGTGCTGGACTTCGGCGTCCTGGCCAGCATCATGCAGAGCGGCTATACGCGCATCCCGGTGTACGAGGAGGAGCGCTCCAACATCGTGGACATGCTCTACCTCAAGGACTTGGCCTTCGTGGACCCCGAAGACTGCACACCACTCAGCACCATCACCCGCTTTTACAACCATCCACTCCACTTCGTCTTCAACGACACCAAGCTGGACGCTGTCCTGGAGGAGTTCAAACGAG ggaagTCCCACCTGGCCATCGTGCAGAGGGTGAACAACGAGGGTGAAGGTGACCCCTTCTACGAGGTGCTGGGCCTGGTCACCCTGGAGGACGTCATTGAGGAGATCATCAAGTCTGAGATCCTGGATGAGTCTGAGGATTACC GAGATGCCACAGTGAGGAAGAAGCCTGCTTCTCTGAGTGCCCCTCTCAGGCGGAAAGAGGAATTCTCCTTGTTCAAGGTGTCTGATGATGAATATAAAGTGAAAATCTCGCCTCAGCTGCTCTTGGCCACCCAGCGCTTCCTGTCCCGAG GTAACTGGGAGCCCAGACTGGGGCCTCCCACTTGCTCAGAAACTAGGGAAGGGTCTGAGAAGAGGGAGGATCATCCAGATACACACCCCCTGAATAACTGGGGTTGCTGCTTTCTCCTTGTGCTCTCTTCGGCAGGAAAG TTCACCAGTCCCCAGTGTCCTCGCTCCAGTCCATCCGCCATGACCTGCAGTCTGAGCCAACCGATGGTGGCCGCTTGTCTGCGTACTGTCCTGACTACACCGTGCGGGCCCTCTCCGACCTACAGTTCATTAAG GTCACGCGGCTGCAGTACCTCAATGCACTCCTGGCTACTCGAGCCCAGAACCTGCCACAGTCCCCGGAGAGCGCAGACCTCCAGGTCATCCCAGGCAGCCAGATCAGGCTCCTCGGTGACAAGACAGCCACAGCAGCAG GGCCCAACCACAGCAGACCTGGCCTCCCAGCGGAGGAGAGCCCTGGGCGGAACCCAGGGGTTTAACTGCTTGCCAGGCAGCCCCAGGTGTGGGCAATGGACAAGCACGTGGGGAACTGGAGCGC
- the CNNM3 gene encoding metal transporter CNNM3 isoform X1 gives MAAAAAAGRLGWLLAALCLGNAAGEAASGPRVLGVCLEEDGAADAGWARGGEVRDASEATFRLRVFGSGLANSSWSWVAPEGAGCPEGGPAAAPEEAVAPTGEWRALLRLRAEAARPHSALLAVRGEPDGSAAQETAAPTGEWSALLRLRAEAVRVEPGGAAAEEAAPPWALGLGAAGLLALAALARGLQLSALALAPAEVQVLRESGSEAERAAARRLEPTRRWAGCALGALLLLASLAQTALAVLLYRAAGQRAVPAVLGSAGLVFLVGEVVPAAVSGRWALALAPRALLLSRLAVLLTLPVALPVGQLLELAARPGRLRERVLELARGGGDPYSDLSKGVLRCRTVEDVLTPLEDCFMLDASAVLDFGVLASIMQSGYTRIPVYEEERSNIVDMLYLKDLAFVDPEDCTPLSTITRFYNHPLHFVFNDTKLDAVLEEFKRGKSHLAIVQRVNNEGEGDPFYEVLGLVTLEDVIEEIIKSEILDESEDYRDATVRKKPASLSAPLRRKEEFSLFKVSDDEYKVKISPQLLLATQRFLSREVDVFSPLRISEKVLLHLLKHPSVNQEVRFDESNRLAAHHYLYQRSQPVDYFILILQGRVEVEIGKEGLKFENGAFTYYGVSALTAPSSVHQSPVSSLQSIRHDLQSEPTDGGRLSAYCPDYTVRALSDLQFIKVTRLQYLNALLATRAQNLPQSPESADLQVIPGSQIRLLGDKTATAAGPNHSRPGLPAEESPGRNPGV, from the exons atggcggcggcggcggcggcgggtcgGCTAGGCTGGTTGCTCGCCGCGCTCTGCCTGGGCAACGCCGCCGGAGAGGCGGCGTCGGGCCCGCGAGTGTTGGGTGTCTGTCTGGAAGAAGACGGAGCCGCGGACGCGGGGTGGGCGCGCGGAGGAGAGGTGCGGGACGCGTCGGAGGCCACCTTCCGCCTGCGCGTCTTCGGCTCGGGTTTGGCCAACAGCTCCTGGTCCTGGGTGGCCCCCGAGGGGGCGGGCTGCCCCGAGGGCGGGCCGGCCGCGGCGCCCGAGGAGGCGGTGGCCCCCACGGGCGAGTGGCGCGCGCTGCTGCGCCTGCGCGCCGAGGCCGCGCGCCCGCACTCGGCGCTGCTGGCGGTGCGCGGGGAGCCGGATGGCTCGGCGGCCCAGGAGACGGCGGCCCCCACGGGCGAGTGGAGCGCGCTGCTGCGCCTGCGCGCCGAGGCTGTGCGCGTGGAGCCGGGCGGCGCGGCAGCTGAGGAGGCGGCGCCGCCCTGGGCGCTGGGCCTAGGGGCGGCGGGGCTGCTGGCTCTAGCGGCGCTGGCGCGGGGCCTGCAACTGAGCGCGCTGGCGCTGGCGCCCGCCGAGGTGCAGGTGCTGCGCGAGAGCGGCTCGGAGGCCGAGCGTGCGGCGGCGCGGCGCCTGGAGCCCACACGGCGCTGGGCCGGCTGCGCCCTGGGCGCGTTGTTGCTGCTGGCCAGCCTGGCGCAGACGGCGCTGGCGGTGCTGCTGTACCGCGCGGCCGGCCAGCGTGCGGTGCCCGCCGTGCTAGGCAGCGCGGGGCTCGTGTTCCTGGTGGGCGAGGTGGTGCCGGCCGCCGTGAGCGGGCGCTGGGCGTTGGCACTGGCGCCGCGCGCGCTGCTCCTCAGCCGCCTGGCCGTGCTGCTGACCCTGCCGGTGGCTTTGCCCGTGGGCCAGTTGCTGGAGCTGGCGGCGCGGCCCGGGAGGCTGCGCGAGCGCGTGCTGGAACTGGCGCGCGGGGGCGGCGACCCTTACAGCGATCTCAGCAAAGGCGTGCTGCGCTGTCGGACCGTAGAGGACGTGCTTACTCCGCTCGAGGACTGCTTCATGCTGGACGCCAGCGCCGTGCTGGACTTCGGCGTCCTGGCCAGCATCATGCAGAGCGGCTATACGCGCATCCCGGTGTACGAGGAGGAGCGCTCCAACATCGTGGACATGCTCTACCTCAAGGACTTGGCCTTCGTGGACCCCGAAGACTGCACACCACTCAGCACCATCACCCGCTTTTACAACCATCCACTCCACTTCGTCTTCAACGACACCAAGCTGGACGCTGTCCTGGAGGAGTTCAAACGAG ggaagTCCCACCTGGCCATCGTGCAGAGGGTGAACAACGAGGGTGAAGGTGACCCCTTCTACGAGGTGCTGGGCCTGGTCACCCTGGAGGACGTCATTGAGGAGATCATCAAGTCTGAGATCCTGGATGAGTCTGAGGATTACC GAGATGCCACAGTGAGGAAGAAGCCTGCTTCTCTGAGTGCCCCTCTCAGGCGGAAAGAGGAATTCTCCTTGTTCAAGGTGTCTGATGATGAATATAAAGTGAAAATCTCGCCTCAGCTGCTCTTGGCCACCCAGCGCTTCCTGTCCCGAG AGGTGGATGTATTCAGCCCCCTGCGAATCTCCGAGAAGGTCCTGCTGCACCTGCTGAAGCATCCCAGCGTCAACCAGGAAGTGAGGTTTGACGAGAGCAACCGTCTGGCTGCCCACCATTACCTGTACCAGCGCAGCCAGCCGGTGGATTATTTCATTCTCATCCTGCAG GGCAGGGTTGAGGTGGAGATCGGGAAAGAGGGCCTGAAGTTTGAGAATGGGGCCTTCACCTACTATGGAGTATCTGCCCTGACAGCACCGTCCTCAG TTCACCAGTCCCCAGTGTCCTCGCTCCAGTCCATCCGCCATGACCTGCAGTCTGAGCCAACCGATGGTGGCCGCTTGTCTGCGTACTGTCCTGACTACACCGTGCGGGCCCTCTCCGACCTACAGTTCATTAAG GTCACGCGGCTGCAGTACCTCAATGCACTCCTGGCTACTCGAGCCCAGAACCTGCCACAGTCCCCGGAGAGCGCAGACCTCCAGGTCATCCCAGGCAGCCAGATCAGGCTCCTCGGTGACAAGACAGCCACAGCAGCAG GGCCCAACCACAGCAGACCTGGCCTCCCAGCGGAGGAGAGCCCTGGGCGGAACCCAGGGGTTTAA
- the CNNM3 gene encoding metal transporter CNNM3 isoform X3: MAAAAAAGRLGWLLAALCLGNAAGEAASGPRVLGVCLEEDGAADAGWARGGEVRDASEATFRLRVFGSGLANSSWSWVAPEGAGCPEGGPAAAPEEAVAPTGEWRALLRLRAEAARPHSALLAVRGEPDGSAAQETAAPTGEWSALLRLRAEAVRVEPGGAAAEEAAPPWALGLGAAGLLALAALARGLQLSALALAPAEVQVLRESGSEAERAAARRLEPTRRWAGCALGALLLLASLAQTALAVLLYRAAGQRAVPAVLGSAGLVFLVGEVVPAAVSGRWALALAPRALLLSRLAVLLTLPVALPVGQLLELAARPGRLRERVLELARGGGDPYSDLSKGVLRCRTVEDVLTPLEDCFMLDASAVLDFGVLASIMQSGYTRIPVYEEERSNIVDMLYLKDLAFVDPEDCTPLSTITRFYNHPLHFVFNDTKLDAVLEEFKRGKSHLAIVQRVNNEGEGDPFYEVLGLVTLEDVIEEIIKSEILDESEDYRDATVRKKPASLSAPLRRKEEFSLFKVSDDEYKVKISPQLLLATQRFLSRGNWEPRLGPPTCSETREGSEKREDHPDTHPLNNWGCCFLLVLSSAGKFTSPQCPRSSPSAMTCSLSQPMVAACLRTVLTTPCGPSPTYSSLRSRGCSTSMHSWLLEPRTCHSPRRAQTSRSSQAARSGSSVTRQPQQQPSP; this comes from the exons atggcggcggcggcggcggcgggtcgGCTAGGCTGGTTGCTCGCCGCGCTCTGCCTGGGCAACGCCGCCGGAGAGGCGGCGTCGGGCCCGCGAGTGTTGGGTGTCTGTCTGGAAGAAGACGGAGCCGCGGACGCGGGGTGGGCGCGCGGAGGAGAGGTGCGGGACGCGTCGGAGGCCACCTTCCGCCTGCGCGTCTTCGGCTCGGGTTTGGCCAACAGCTCCTGGTCCTGGGTGGCCCCCGAGGGGGCGGGCTGCCCCGAGGGCGGGCCGGCCGCGGCGCCCGAGGAGGCGGTGGCCCCCACGGGCGAGTGGCGCGCGCTGCTGCGCCTGCGCGCCGAGGCCGCGCGCCCGCACTCGGCGCTGCTGGCGGTGCGCGGGGAGCCGGATGGCTCGGCGGCCCAGGAGACGGCGGCCCCCACGGGCGAGTGGAGCGCGCTGCTGCGCCTGCGCGCCGAGGCTGTGCGCGTGGAGCCGGGCGGCGCGGCAGCTGAGGAGGCGGCGCCGCCCTGGGCGCTGGGCCTAGGGGCGGCGGGGCTGCTGGCTCTAGCGGCGCTGGCGCGGGGCCTGCAACTGAGCGCGCTGGCGCTGGCGCCCGCCGAGGTGCAGGTGCTGCGCGAGAGCGGCTCGGAGGCCGAGCGTGCGGCGGCGCGGCGCCTGGAGCCCACACGGCGCTGGGCCGGCTGCGCCCTGGGCGCGTTGTTGCTGCTGGCCAGCCTGGCGCAGACGGCGCTGGCGGTGCTGCTGTACCGCGCGGCCGGCCAGCGTGCGGTGCCCGCCGTGCTAGGCAGCGCGGGGCTCGTGTTCCTGGTGGGCGAGGTGGTGCCGGCCGCCGTGAGCGGGCGCTGGGCGTTGGCACTGGCGCCGCGCGCGCTGCTCCTCAGCCGCCTGGCCGTGCTGCTGACCCTGCCGGTGGCTTTGCCCGTGGGCCAGTTGCTGGAGCTGGCGGCGCGGCCCGGGAGGCTGCGCGAGCGCGTGCTGGAACTGGCGCGCGGGGGCGGCGACCCTTACAGCGATCTCAGCAAAGGCGTGCTGCGCTGTCGGACCGTAGAGGACGTGCTTACTCCGCTCGAGGACTGCTTCATGCTGGACGCCAGCGCCGTGCTGGACTTCGGCGTCCTGGCCAGCATCATGCAGAGCGGCTATACGCGCATCCCGGTGTACGAGGAGGAGCGCTCCAACATCGTGGACATGCTCTACCTCAAGGACTTGGCCTTCGTGGACCCCGAAGACTGCACACCACTCAGCACCATCACCCGCTTTTACAACCATCCACTCCACTTCGTCTTCAACGACACCAAGCTGGACGCTGTCCTGGAGGAGTTCAAACGAG ggaagTCCCACCTGGCCATCGTGCAGAGGGTGAACAACGAGGGTGAAGGTGACCCCTTCTACGAGGTGCTGGGCCTGGTCACCCTGGAGGACGTCATTGAGGAGATCATCAAGTCTGAGATCCTGGATGAGTCTGAGGATTACC GAGATGCCACAGTGAGGAAGAAGCCTGCTTCTCTGAGTGCCCCTCTCAGGCGGAAAGAGGAATTCTCCTTGTTCAAGGTGTCTGATGATGAATATAAAGTGAAAATCTCGCCTCAGCTGCTCTTGGCCACCCAGCGCTTCCTGTCCCGAG GTAACTGGGAGCCCAGACTGGGGCCTCCCACTTGCTCAGAAACTAGGGAAGGGTCTGAGAAGAGGGAGGATCATCCAGATACACACCCCCTGAATAACTGGGGTTGCTGCTTTCTCCTTGTGCTCTCTTCGGCAGGAAAG TTCACCAGTCCCCAGTGTCCTCGCTCCAGTCCATCCGCCATGACCTGCAGTCTGAGCCAACCGATGGTGGCCGCTTGTCTGCGTACTGTCCTGACTACACCGTGCGGGCCCTCTCCGACCTACAGTTCATTAAG GTCACGCGGCTGCAGTACCTCAATGCACTCCTGGCTACTCGAGCCCAGAACCTGCCACAGTCCCCGGAGAGCGCAGACCTCCAGGTCATCCCAGGCAGCCAGATCAGGCTCCTCGGTGACAAGACAGCCACAGCAGCAG CCTTCCCCGTAG